From one Mytilus edulis chromosome 1, xbMytEdul2.2, whole genome shotgun sequence genomic stretch:
- the LOC139528337 gene encoding uncharacterized protein, whose product MPQRRPYTDGLPSINGKLLLEYNRYQRISKSLGSRSVREKIVREKKLSNDQSATTFGQPCSFHRESLHFYCHTHKEPACIVCATTMHKVCNVVTVTENAAKSHQTCVNLEDIHQTVETVLDNIEKIKTDREENLTKMLLQKNTIEKEMHSMRKKMNEHLDHIEKEIIGELNETFRKHKNETDHLLKNIDHRKQGIRELQNTIVKAKTIETDVEAFLVGKRIEQKISEEEKFVDHFYNDESIKQSDFEFKLSPAINSFFVDIKSFGDIIVRKTPSRVNLIRTAHKVKPPEVGFQLARHVSHIKLRLHEKTYNATGIQDLLPLPHIYGGLQRQTTM is encoded by the coding sequence ATGCCTCAAAGACGACCTTATACTGATGGCTTGCCATCGATTAATGGGAAGTTGTTGTTGGAATATAACAGATATCAACGAATCTCGAAATCTCTTGGCTCTCGTTCAGTTCGAGAGAAAATAGTACGGGAGAAGAAACTCTCAAACGATCAGTCGGCAACAACCTTTGGCCAACCATGTTCATTCCATAGAGAATCACTGCACTTCTATTGCCATACACATAAAGAACCAGCATGTATAGTTTGTGCAACAACTATGCATAAAGTCTGCAACGTTGTGACAGTGACAGAAAATGCCGCCAAATCTCACCAAACATGCGTCAATTTAGAAGACATCCATCAAACAGTAGAAACTGTATTAGACAATAtcgaaaaaatcaaaacagacagGGAAGAAAATTTAACAAAGATGTTGTTACAGAAAAATACTATTGAAAAGGAAATGCACAGTATGCGCAAGAAAATGAATGAACACTTAGATCATATCGAAAAAGAAATAATTGGTGAACTGAATGAAACCTTCAGAAAGCACAAAAACGAAACGGATCATCTGCTGAAAAATATAGATCATCGAAAACAAGGAATAAGGGAACTCCAGAACACTATCGTAAAGGCCAAAACTATTGAAACAGACGTCGAAGCGTTCTTGGTGGGAAAACGGATCGAGCAAAAAATCAGTGAGGAAGAAAAATTCGTAGACCATTTTTATAACGACGAATCTATAAAACAATCTGATTTTGAATTCAAGCTCAGTCCGGCTATCAATTCGTTCTTTGTTGACATAAAATCGTTTGGGGATATTATCGTACGAAAAACTCCAAGTAGAGTAAATCTAATTCGTACCGCTCACAAAGTAAAACCTCCAGAAGTAGGGTTTCAGCTGGCTCGACATGTGAGCCACATTAAATTAAGACTACACGAAAAAACATATAATGCGACTGGTATACAAGACCTACTACCATTGCCTCACATATACGGTGGTTTACAGAGACAAACGACGATGTAG